From the genome of Pseudoliparis swirei isolate HS2019 ecotype Mariana Trench chromosome 10, NWPU_hadal_v1, whole genome shotgun sequence, one region includes:
- the LOC130200846 gene encoding leucine-rich repeat neuronal protein 3, whose amino-acid sequence MKDVSFVDRLFVGLAMASFVVATQERPDCPKLCICEIRPWFSPSSVYMEAQTVDCNDLGLFSMPEQLPVGTQVLLLQTNNVAKIDKPLDYLANITEIDLSQNNVSSISDVQLGNLPHLLAFHMEENWIRELPERSLAEVANLQELYMNHNLISSISPMAFQGLGNLVRLHLNSNKLTAITREWFEPMVNLEILMIGENPILSIDDMNFKPLANLRSLVLTRMNLSQLPDDALAGLDNLESISFYDNIFLEVPHSALKNAKNLKFLDLNKNPIARIQRGDFVDMFHLKELGINSMPELVSIDSFALNNLPELTKIEATNNPKLSYIHPNAFYKLPRLETLMLNGNALSALHRITVESLPNLREVSMHSNPIRCDCVVRWMNMNKTNLRFMEPDSLYCAEPPEYEGQHVRQVHFREMMEICLPLISPESMPGRIKAPNGSSVSLHCRAFAEPEPDIYWITPSGTRVLPNTVSDKFFMHPEGTFDIYDITENEAGLYTCVAHNLVGADLKSVSVEVNGYFPQPANGSLNVLIKSVGTNSILVSWKAGHGTLAPNIKWYTGSDANHPTTAFTTRVPSDVRVYNLTHLSPATLYKVCVDVGSIHYNHDTKCVNVTTKGLELAAEGTEKWDAAVITVFGVLLAVISVACLLIYVSLRNRHLYGEIRKGESKTSLTSVEATGMHSPFFTKLWVSGKGLPSGVNVKATVINVSDNAF is encoded by the coding sequence ATGAAGGACGTGTCATTCGTGGATCGCCTCTTTGTCGGCTTGGCCATGGCATCTTTTGTTGTGGCCACACAGGAGAGGCCCGATTGCCCGAAGCTCTGTATATGTGAGATTAGACCCTGGTTTTCTCCGAGTTCGGTGTACATGGAGGCTCAGACAGTTGACTGTAATGACTTGGGACTCTTTAGCATGCCGGAACAATTACCAGTGGGAACACAAGTACTACTACTGCAAACAAACAATGTTGCCAAGATTGACAAACCCTTGGATTACCTGGCCAACATCACGGAGATTGATTTATCGCAAAACAATGTATCCTCCATCAGCGATGTCCAGCTGGGGAATCTTCCTCACCTGCTGGCCTTTCATATGGAGGAAAATTGGATACGAGAGTTGCCCGAGCGAAGTCTTGCCGAGGTGGCGAACCTTCAAGAGCTCTACATGAATCacaacctcatctcctccatttCCCCGATGGCTTTTCAGGGTCTCGGCAACCTTGTGCGGCTCCACCTCAATTCTAACAAGCTGACGGCCATTACAAGAGAGTGGTTCGAGCCCATGGTAAACCTAGAGATCCTGATGATTGGTGAGAATCCTATTCTTTCTATTGATGATATGAACTTCAAACCTCTCGCTAACCTACGCAGTCTGGTTCTCACCAGAATGAATCTGTCTCAGTTGCCCGACGACGCGCTGGCTGGTCTCGATAACTTAGAGAGCATCTCGTTCTATGATAATATTTTCCTGGAGGTGCCTCATTCGGCCCTGAAAAATGCTAAGAATCTTAAGTTTTTGGATCTAAATAAAAACCCAATTGCGAGGATACAGAGAGGAGACTTTGTGGATATGTTCCACCTGAAGGAACTAGGGATTAATAGCATGCCAGAGCTTGTTTCCATTGATAGCTTTGCCCTCAATAACCTCCCCGAGCTGACCAAAATCGAAGCCACCAACAATCCTAAACTCTCCTATATCCATCCGAATGCTTTCTACAAGCTGCCGCGGCTGGAAACCCTGATGTTAAATGGCAATGCGCTCAGTGCCCTTCACAGGATTACCGTCGAGTCCCTCCCAAATCTCAGAGAGGTTAGCATGCACAGCAACCCCATCCGCTGCGACTGCGTCGTCCGCTGGATGAACATGAACAAGACCAACCTTCGCTTCATGGAGCCCGATTCTCTGTACTGTGCGGAGCCGCCAGAGTACGAGGGCCAGCATGTACGACAGGTGCACTTCAGGGAGATGATGGAGATTTGTCTGCCACTCATATCTCCCGAAAGCATGCCCGGGCGCATTAAAGCACCGAATGGGAGCTCTGTGTCACTCCATTGTCGGGCCTTCGCTGAACCAGAGCCGGACATCTACTGGATCACTCCGTCTGGTACCAGAGTCCTGCCTAACACAGTGTCTGACAAGTTCTTCATGCACCCAGAGGGAACCTTTGACATTTATGATATAACAGAGAATGAAGCCGGTCTTTACACTTGCGTTGCCCATAATCTAGTTGGAGCTGATCTTAAATCTGTTTCAGTAGAGGTGAATGGATATTTCCCCCAACCTGCAAATGGATCTCTGAATGTCCTCATAAAATCCGTGGGGACGAATTCCATTCTGGTTTCCTGGAAGGCCGGTCATGGCACCTTGGCCCCAAACATTAAATGGTACACGGGGTCAGACGCTAACCATCCCACCACAGCATTTACCACGAGAGTTCCTTCTGATGTCCGAGTCTACAACCTCACCCATCTCAGCCCCGCCACTCTGTACAAAGTCTGTGTGGATGTCGGCAGCATCCACTACAACCACGACACCAAATGTGTCAATGTCACCACTAAAGGATTAGAGCTGGCTGCCGAGGGCACCGAGAAATGGGACGCAGCCGTAATCACCGTCTTCGGTGTGCTCTTGGCTGTTATTTCAGTGGCATGCCTGCTTATTTATGTGTCTCTGAGGAACCGTCACCTTTATGGGGAAATAAGGAAAGGCGAGTCCAAAACTTCGCTGACATCAGTGGAAGCAACCGGTATGCACTCTCCTTTCTTTACAAAGCTGTGGGTTTCGGGTAAGGGATTGCCAAGTGGAGTCAATGTGAAAGCCACAGTCATAAATGTATCTGACAATGCCTTTTAA